The Megachile rotundata isolate GNS110a chromosome 8, iyMegRotu1, whole genome shotgun sequence genome has a segment encoding these proteins:
- the LOC100883958 gene encoding oligosaccharyltransferase complex subunit ostc-B has product MEYIYRLPFLALEVPNLKLKKPSWFVKPSAMVVFSFILFSYFLVTGGIIYDVIVEPPGVGSTTDEHGHTRPVAFMPYRVNGQYIMEGLASSFLFTLGGVGFIVLDQTHSPSTPKLNRILLICVGFISVIVSFITCWIFMRMKLPGYLQS; this is encoded by the exons ATGGAATATATATACCGTTTACCATTTTTGGCGTTAGAAGTACCtaatttaaagttaaaaaaacCATCATGGTTTGTGAAACCGAGTGCTATGGTGGTTTTCTCATTTATactgttttcatattttctggTAACAGGAG GTATAATATATGATGTAATTGTGGAACCACCTGGTGTAGGCTCAACAACTGATGAACATGGTCATACACGTCCA GTGGCATTTATGCCATATCGTGTGAATGGTCAATATATTATGGAAGGATTAGCATCCAGTTTTCTTTTCACTTTAGGTGGAGTTGGTTTTATAGTATTAGATCAAACACATAGTCCGTCAACTCCAAAACTTAATAGAATTCTtttaatatgtgttggatttattAGTGTTATTGTATCATTTATTACCTGTTGGATTTTCATGAGGATGAAATTACC GGGATATTTGCAATCATAA
- the IntS2 gene encoding integrator complex subunit 2: MMQENSRVSPRVFTAIQNVDIPVLAMCSHKEIRPILPCLVRMSLISPLDVTKECVEQRKQVLTILSGIESVNSIIALLSIDFHALETDVRKEQQLRQKMGSLQRDSVLTQSLQSGLALEFERSESTRRIRLVLSELLYIASQVQEQQKNQEFHIKQSDLFDNAVYMEEISYVICVALSELPTVLSILDITETLLHVKHGPEIICWIVANIPDSFSEVCAHLIANGERQEESALGRIRTMALTMLCQMNPSQALAVRAKCVELCRMPALAITLSLEHENINNTISESDVVAFVSGLLLGSDQQVRTWIAMFIRNGQKRKWESHTALQSLREELLKRLQAITSQNAGQLPESQVVQASALLRLYCALRGIGGIKFQDDEVTMIVQLLTSHPPPSPAGVRFVSLGLCMLIACSSLIGHHNLEKRSIEWVQWLVREEAYFESASGVTASFGEMLLLMAIHFHSNQLSAICELVCATLGMKIPIRPNNLTRMKQIFMQEIFTEQVVTAHAVKVPVTANLNANIPGFLPVHCIHQLLKSRAFAKHRVPIKNWIYKQICNSVPPLHPVLPALVEVYVNSILVINNKTSEHTNKPITEDEIRRVFQNSVFGANFDFKKNNSIPQSDMDSTDIDIPKPSLTSQLLLLYYLLLYEDVRLSNMHTFISQDRKVKSYSTEFLSELPIKYLLQLVQRDQMNYAGLFSPLLRLLATHFPHLSLVDDWLDNEVINIDSTITNYEDVKVTDIMIIETFSHIQTCPSRTGRLLRQLMSMKPTDIWPHAEVIIHYFKATLSPRVPRYIQELYKQVWLRLNTVLPRCLWVLSINALLIENSLVKNVFLTQENIVLDPLQVLRCDTRVFRCAPILSVILRILQAALAASRSQLSRHIQDKPLTEKVGQLSSETEREDLRTALVAGQESAAVQILLEACLETEEDRETPGQMWSLREIQSIICSYLHQVFIADPSLAKLVHFQGYPRELLPITVTGIPSMHICLDWIPELLSQPEPEKQIFAVDLASHLAIQYALPKALSVSRLAINTLITLLGVLSAKDRVILFMPVLPALTRICLAFPPLAEDTTGLLLQLGRVNSAQAALGDKSADILCQEVNETFCMLLQKAILQSQVY, encoded by the exons atgatgcaaGAAAATTCACGCGTATCTCCACGAGTTTTTACTGCAATACAAAATGTAGATATACCAGTATTAGCTATGTGTTCTCATAAGGAGATTCGACCAATTTTACCATGTCTGGTACGAATGAGTCTTATTTCTCCTTTAGACGTAACGAAAGAATGTGTAGAACAAAGGAAACaagttttaacaattttgtcTGGAATAGAATCAGTAAATTCAATAATTGCACTGCTTTCGATTGATTTTCATGCATTAGAAACTGATGTTCGCAAAGAACAACAATTAAg GCAAAAGATGGGAAGTTTACAGCGAGATAGTGTGCTTACTCAGTCATTACAAAGTGGCCTTGCTTTAGAATTTGAGCGCAGCGAGTCTACTAGAAGAATAAGATTAGTACTAAGCGAACTATTATACATAGCTTCTCAAGTACAAGAGCAACAGAAGAACCAGGAATTCCACATTAAACAGTCTGATTTGTTTGACAATGCAGTATATATGGAAGAAATTAGCTATGTGATTTGTGTTGCTCTATCAGAATTACCTACAGTGTTGTCAATATTGGACATTACAGAAACATTATTACATGTTAAACATGGCCCAGAAATAATTTGTTGGATTGTTGCTAATATACCTGATAGTTTCTCTGAAGTTTGTGCACATCTAATTGCAAATGGAGAAAGACAAGAGGAATCAGCATTAGGTAGAATCCGGACAATGGCTTTGACAATGTTGTGTCAAATGAATCCCAGTCAAGCATTAGCAGTTCGAGCCAAGTGTGTAGAACTCTGCAGAATGCCTGCTTTAGCAATAACGTTAAGTTTAGAACATGAAAACATAAATAACACAATATCAGAAAGTGATGTAGTTGCCTTTGTTTCTGGATTATTACTTGGGAGTGATCAACAAGTAAGAACATGGATTGCAATGTTCATTAGAAATGGTCAAAAACGTAAATGGGAATCTCATACAGCATTGCAATCCTTAAGGGAAGAATTACTTAAACGATTACAAGCAATCACCTCACAAAATGCAGGTCAACTGCCAGAAAGTCAAGTTGTTCAAGCTAGCGCATTATTACGTCTTTATTGTGCATTAAGAGGCATTGGAGGTATTAAATTTCAGGATGATGAAGTTACAATGATTGTACAGTTGTTAACATCTCATCCTCCTCCTTCACCAGCTGGAGTGAGATTTGTTTCTTTGGGTCTCTGCATGCTTATTGCATGTTCTTCATTAATAGGTCATCACAATCTTGAAAAACGAAGTATAGAATGGGTACAGTGGCTTGTTCGCGAAGAAGCTTATTTTGAAAGTGCTAGTGGTGTAACAGCAAGTTTTGGAGAAATGTTACTTTTAATGGCAATACACTTTCATAGCAATCAATTATCAGCTATTTGTGAACTTGTTTGTGCAACTTTAGGTATGAAAATACCAATTAGACCAAACAATTTGACTAGaatgaaacaaatttttatgcaaGAAATATTTACGGAGCAGGTAGTTACTGCTCATGCTGTAAAAGTGCCAGTAACAGCTAATTTAAACGCAAACATCCCAGGATTTTTACCTGTACATTGTATTCATCAATTATTAAAGTCACGAGCATTTGCTAAACATCGTGTACCAATAAAAAATTGGATTTACAAGCAAATTTGTAACAGTGTGCCACCATTGCATCCAGTTCTACCTGCATTAGTTGAAGTATATGTTAATTCAATTTTAGttataaacaataaaacatCAGAACATACTAATAAACCAATTACAGAAGATGAAATTAGAAGAGTATTTCAGAATAGTGTCTTTGGTGCAAATTTTGACTTTAAGAAGAATAATAGTATTCCTCAAAGTGATATGGATAGTACAGATATTGATATTCCGAAACCCTCTCTTACATCAcaactattattattgtattatttactaTTGTATGAAGATGTCAGATTATCTAACATGCACACTTTTATATCACAAGATAGAAAAGTTAAATCATATTCAACAGAATTTTTATCAGAATTGCCAATTAAGTATCTACTTCAGTTGGTTCAAAGAGATCAAATGAATTATGCTGGATTATTTTCCCCTCTTCTTAGACTGTTGGCAACTCATTTTCCGCACCTGTCATTAGTAGATGATTGGCTTGATAATGAAGTAATTAATATAGATTCCACAATTACAAATTATGAAGATGTAAAAGTTACTGATATCATGATTATCGAAACATTTTCACATATTCAAACATGTCCTTCAAGAACAGGAAGACTTTTAAGACAATTAATGTCTATGAAACCTACAGATATTTGGCCACATGCTGAAGtcataattcattattttaaagcAACTTTGAGTCCGAGAGTTCCTAGATATATTCAAg aatTATACAAACAAGTATGGCTTAGGCTTAACACAGTTTTACCCAGATGTTTATGGGTTTTATCAATAAATGCATTGTTAATAGAGAATTCTTTAGTGAAAAATGTTTTCTTAACACAAGAAAATATTGTATTAGATCCATTACAAGTATTGAGGTGTGATACAAGAGTTTTTAGATGTGCTCCAATTTTATCGGTCATTTTAAG aattttacaaGCTGCGTTAGCAGCTTCTCGATCTCAGTTATCTCGACATATACAAGATAAACCATTAACTGAGAAAGTTGGTCAACTGTCAAGTGAAACTGAAAGGGAAGATCTAAGAACTGCTTTAGTCGCAGGTCAAGAAAGTGCGGCTGTTCAAATATTATTAGAAGCATGTTTAGAAACAGAAGAAGATAGAGAAACACCTGGACAAATGTGGTCATTAAGAGAAATTCAAAGCATTATCTGCTCATATTTACATCAAGTTTTCATAGCAGATCCATCTTTAGCTAAATTGGTTCATTTTCaa GGATATCCAAGAGAATTATTACCCATTACGGTTACTGGTATTCCATCAATGCACATTTGTCTTGACTGGATTCCTGAATTATTGTCACAGCCAGAACCAGAAAAACAAATCTTTGCTGTAGATTTGGCTTCACATCTTGCAATTCAATATGCTCTACCAAAAGCTTTAAGCGTTTCTCGTTTAGCAATTAATACTTTAATAACCCTTTTGGGAGTATTGTCTGCAAAAGACAgagtaatattatttatgccAGTACTACCAGCATTGACCCGTATATGTTTAGCTTTTCCACCACTAGCTGAAGATACAACTGGTTTATTGTTACAACTTGGTAGAGTTAATTCTGCACAAGCAGCACTAGGGGATAAATCTGCAGATATTTTATGTCAAGAAGTTAATGAaactttttgtatgttattacaAAAAGCTATATTACAATCTCAAGTATACTGA
- the Grip91 gene encoding gamma-tubulin complex component 3 isoform X1 produces MIEAETVGNLVQKMIISLCGEQKPEIVRKWMRFSLGLLSSTQGIETLREDEITVASQIKEKLQICDAVQFDKLYNELRTGPLKNRARILIFLLNMCQSAEQLRERVFSVPDLKLGSCSSSASTSGQTSEIYAPSQIVSINNADKTTRDYLTNSYKIYGEEYISEDALVQDLIYSFQGIEGKILKLDSSYGFQIDPMISIDRPRKQATLRLSELGYLHNIVQKGLERMSAASSGQVADSFVAALHSELSEYYRFIALIQEEVNRVQSQSGLYRVTLSHLHLWAYDPLETLKWLASIVKTCQGQKGGALASAVYEFSNHGDASVKKLVKRILESVCEPLYNMLIRWIADGELDDPYREFFIETCADITGDRMWHEKYQVRNSMLPSFITKMQAKKILGTGKSINFLREVCKDFTPWQGKHTEMFKNFSEEYKVDVLFDMDPDGRLQTMMDTAYKDTSTRVVEVLTKQYHLMEHLHAIKGYLLLGQGHFIQHLMHLLEPELDKPASSLYPHNISSILETGIRATATKIDDLDIQRRLDVRLLAPSENERGWDVFILDYNVGGPIGTILEPCRQTYQTVFFALWRAKRMESILSTIWKHQITSAKMFSKMPEVLSIQTHIHLITSSMVHLVHQMQYFFLFEVIECSWDAFAKQLGQAASLDDIITSHNHFIDAVRRGTLLDEKSQELMDHLRSVYGPILDLQNLEETFLTRATLEYEARLRDNNSMNITYTSPSQLDFSGTDNADIAKRQAGFSKYLNTLSIQLRLLSRTYQDRVKKFLIMLASAEDVSLQLLSVRLDFNEYYKSKDSRLVVPLTYLHRRQSDQSYLSCK; encoded by the exons atGATAGAAGCAGAAACTGTAGGTAATTTAGTTCAAAAAATGATCATTTCACTTTGTGGAGAACAAAAACcag AAATAGTTAGAAAATGGATGCGTTTTTCACTTGGATTATTATCATCAACACAAGGAATAGAAACATTACGTGAGGATGAAATTACTGTAGCCAGTCAGATAAAAGAGAAATTACAAATATGTGATGCTGtacaatttgataaattatacaatgaactAAGAACTGGG CCATTAAAGAACAGAGCacgaattcttatatttctattgAATATGTGCCAGTCAGCAGAACAATTAAGAGAAAGAGTTTTCTCTGTACCTGATTTAAAATTGGGTTCATGTTCATCTTCTGCATCCACCAGTG GCCAAACATCAGAAATCTATGCACCATCACAAATTGTATCTATAAATAATGCAGACAAAACAACAAGAGATTATTTAACAAACTCTTACAAAATATATGGTGAAGAATATATTTCAGAAGATGCATTAGTACAAGATCTCATATATTCCTTCCAAGGTATTGAAggaaaaatcctaaaattggaTTCCAGTTATGGTTTCCAAATTGACCCAATGATTAGCATTGATAGACCAAGAAAACAAGCAACATTAAGATTGAGTGAACTAGGTTACTTACACAACATAGTACAAAAAGGATTAGAAAGAATGTCAGCTGCTTCAAGTGGTCAGGTGGCTGATAGCTTTGTTGCAGCATTACATTCTGAATTATCTGAATATTACAGATTTATAGCACTTATTCAGGAAGAAGTAAACAG AGTTCAATCACAGTCAGGATTATACAGAGTGACATTGTCCCATTTACACCTCTGGGCATATGATCCTTTAGAAACTTTAAAATGGCtagcaagtatagtaaaaaCTTGCCAAGGACAGAAAGGTGGTGCACTAGCTTCTGCAGTATATGAATTTAGTAATCATGGTGATGCTAGTGTAAAAAAATTAGTCAAAAGAATTTTGGAAAGTGTTTGTGAACCTTTATACAATATGTTAATAAGATGGATCGCCGATGGTGAATTAGATGATCCATATAgagaatttttcattgaaacttGTGCTGACATTACTGGGGATAGAATGTGGCATGAGAAGTATCAAGTTCGTAACAGTATGTTACCATCTtttatcacaaaaatgcaaGCTAAAAAAATTTTAGGAACTGGAAAgagtattaattttttacgtGAAGTATGTAAAGATTTTACCCCATGGCAGGGAAAGCATacagaaatgtttaaaaattttagtgaaGAATATAAag TTGATGTTCTTTTTGATATGGATCCTGATGGTCGGTTGCAAACAATGATGGACACAGCATATAAGGATACTTCAACCAGAGTTGTAGAAGTGTTAACAAAACAGTACCATTTAATGGAACATTTGCATGCAATCAAGGGTTATCTTTTACTGGGACAAGGACATTTTATCCAGCATCTAATGCACTTATTAGA gCCAGAATTAGATAAACCAGCCAGTTCtttatatccacataatatatcTTCTATTTTGGAAACAGGAATAAGAGCTACCGCTACGAAAATAGATGATTTGGATATACAGAGGAGGCTCGATGTAAGGTTATTAGCGCCTTCAGAAAATGAAAGGGGGTGGGatgtttttattcttgattataATGTAGGTGGTCCCATTGGCACG attTTAGAACCATGTAGGCAAACATATCAAACTGTATTTTTTGCTTTATGGAGAGCTAAAAGAATGGAATCTATATTATCTACAATTTGGAAACATCAAATAACATCAGCTAAAATGTTTAGTAAGATGCCAGAAGTATTATCAATTCAAACTCATATCCATTTAATCACTAGCAGCATGGTTCATTTGGTTCATcaaatgcaatatttttttttatttgag GTAATTGAGTGTTCTTGGGATGCATTTGCAAAACAGTTAGGACAAGCAGCATCTCTAGATGACATAATTACATCACATAACCATTTTATAGATGCAGTAAGGCGTGGCACTTTGCTTGATGAAAAATCCCAA gaACTTATGGACCATTTACGTTCTGTTTATGGTCCAATCTTGGATTTACAAAACCTAGAAGAAACATTTCTTACACGTGCTACGTTAGAATATGAGGCACGATTGAGAGATAACAATTCAATGAATATAACATACACATCACCAAGTCAGCTAGATTTTTCGGGTACAGATAATGCAGACATTGCTAAACGTCAAGCTGgtttttccaaatatttgaatacaCTTTCAATTCAGCTTAGACTACTTTCAAGGACCTATCAG GATAGGGTAAAGAAATTCCTCATAATGCTTGCATCAGCTGAAGATGTCTCTTTACAATTATTAAGTGTAAGATTagattttaatgaatattataaaagtaAAGATAGTCGTCTTGTTGTGCCATTAACATATTTACATCGGAGACAAAGCGATCAAAGTTACCTtagttgtaaataa
- the Grip91 gene encoding gamma-tubulin complex component 3 isoform X2: MRFSLGLLSSTQGIETLREDEITVASQIKEKLQICDAVQFDKLYNELRTGPLKNRARILIFLLNMCQSAEQLRERVFSVPDLKLGSCSSSASTSGQTSEIYAPSQIVSINNADKTTRDYLTNSYKIYGEEYISEDALVQDLIYSFQGIEGKILKLDSSYGFQIDPMISIDRPRKQATLRLSELGYLHNIVQKGLERMSAASSGQVADSFVAALHSELSEYYRFIALIQEEVNRVQSQSGLYRVTLSHLHLWAYDPLETLKWLASIVKTCQGQKGGALASAVYEFSNHGDASVKKLVKRILESVCEPLYNMLIRWIADGELDDPYREFFIETCADITGDRMWHEKYQVRNSMLPSFITKMQAKKILGTGKSINFLREVCKDFTPWQGKHTEMFKNFSEEYKVDVLFDMDPDGRLQTMMDTAYKDTSTRVVEVLTKQYHLMEHLHAIKGYLLLGQGHFIQHLMHLLEPELDKPASSLYPHNISSILETGIRATATKIDDLDIQRRLDVRLLAPSENERGWDVFILDYNVGGPIGTILEPCRQTYQTVFFALWRAKRMESILSTIWKHQITSAKMFSKMPEVLSIQTHIHLITSSMVHLVHQMQYFFLFEVIECSWDAFAKQLGQAASLDDIITSHNHFIDAVRRGTLLDEKSQELMDHLRSVYGPILDLQNLEETFLTRATLEYEARLRDNNSMNITYTSPSQLDFSGTDNADIAKRQAGFSKYLNTLSIQLRLLSRTYQDRVKKFLIMLASAEDVSLQLLSVRLDFNEYYKSKDSRLVVPLTYLHRRQSDQSYLSCK, encoded by the exons ATGCGTTTTTCACTTGGATTATTATCATCAACACAAGGAATAGAAACATTACGTGAGGATGAAATTACTGTAGCCAGTCAGATAAAAGAGAAATTACAAATATGTGATGCTGtacaatttgataaattatacaatgaactAAGAACTGGG CCATTAAAGAACAGAGCacgaattcttatatttctattgAATATGTGCCAGTCAGCAGAACAATTAAGAGAAAGAGTTTTCTCTGTACCTGATTTAAAATTGGGTTCATGTTCATCTTCTGCATCCACCAGTG GCCAAACATCAGAAATCTATGCACCATCACAAATTGTATCTATAAATAATGCAGACAAAACAACAAGAGATTATTTAACAAACTCTTACAAAATATATGGTGAAGAATATATTTCAGAAGATGCATTAGTACAAGATCTCATATATTCCTTCCAAGGTATTGAAggaaaaatcctaaaattggaTTCCAGTTATGGTTTCCAAATTGACCCAATGATTAGCATTGATAGACCAAGAAAACAAGCAACATTAAGATTGAGTGAACTAGGTTACTTACACAACATAGTACAAAAAGGATTAGAAAGAATGTCAGCTGCTTCAAGTGGTCAGGTGGCTGATAGCTTTGTTGCAGCATTACATTCTGAATTATCTGAATATTACAGATTTATAGCACTTATTCAGGAAGAAGTAAACAG AGTTCAATCACAGTCAGGATTATACAGAGTGACATTGTCCCATTTACACCTCTGGGCATATGATCCTTTAGAAACTTTAAAATGGCtagcaagtatagtaaaaaCTTGCCAAGGACAGAAAGGTGGTGCACTAGCTTCTGCAGTATATGAATTTAGTAATCATGGTGATGCTAGTGTAAAAAAATTAGTCAAAAGAATTTTGGAAAGTGTTTGTGAACCTTTATACAATATGTTAATAAGATGGATCGCCGATGGTGAATTAGATGATCCATATAgagaatttttcattgaaacttGTGCTGACATTACTGGGGATAGAATGTGGCATGAGAAGTATCAAGTTCGTAACAGTATGTTACCATCTtttatcacaaaaatgcaaGCTAAAAAAATTTTAGGAACTGGAAAgagtattaattttttacgtGAAGTATGTAAAGATTTTACCCCATGGCAGGGAAAGCATacagaaatgtttaaaaattttagtgaaGAATATAAag TTGATGTTCTTTTTGATATGGATCCTGATGGTCGGTTGCAAACAATGATGGACACAGCATATAAGGATACTTCAACCAGAGTTGTAGAAGTGTTAACAAAACAGTACCATTTAATGGAACATTTGCATGCAATCAAGGGTTATCTTTTACTGGGACAAGGACATTTTATCCAGCATCTAATGCACTTATTAGA gCCAGAATTAGATAAACCAGCCAGTTCtttatatccacataatatatcTTCTATTTTGGAAACAGGAATAAGAGCTACCGCTACGAAAATAGATGATTTGGATATACAGAGGAGGCTCGATGTAAGGTTATTAGCGCCTTCAGAAAATGAAAGGGGGTGGGatgtttttattcttgattataATGTAGGTGGTCCCATTGGCACG attTTAGAACCATGTAGGCAAACATATCAAACTGTATTTTTTGCTTTATGGAGAGCTAAAAGAATGGAATCTATATTATCTACAATTTGGAAACATCAAATAACATCAGCTAAAATGTTTAGTAAGATGCCAGAAGTATTATCAATTCAAACTCATATCCATTTAATCACTAGCAGCATGGTTCATTTGGTTCATcaaatgcaatatttttttttatttgag GTAATTGAGTGTTCTTGGGATGCATTTGCAAAACAGTTAGGACAAGCAGCATCTCTAGATGACATAATTACATCACATAACCATTTTATAGATGCAGTAAGGCGTGGCACTTTGCTTGATGAAAAATCCCAA gaACTTATGGACCATTTACGTTCTGTTTATGGTCCAATCTTGGATTTACAAAACCTAGAAGAAACATTTCTTACACGTGCTACGTTAGAATATGAGGCACGATTGAGAGATAACAATTCAATGAATATAACATACACATCACCAAGTCAGCTAGATTTTTCGGGTACAGATAATGCAGACATTGCTAAACGTCAAGCTGgtttttccaaatatttgaatacaCTTTCAATTCAGCTTAGACTACTTTCAAGGACCTATCAG GATAGGGTAAAGAAATTCCTCATAATGCTTGCATCAGCTGAAGATGTCTCTTTACAATTATTAAGTGTAAGATTagattttaatgaatattataaaagtaAAGATAGTCGTCTTGTTGTGCCATTAACATATTTACATCGGAGACAAAGCGATCAAAGTTACCTtagttgtaaataa